Proteins from one Coffea arabica cultivar ET-39 chromosome 8c, Coffea Arabica ET-39 HiFi, whole genome shotgun sequence genomic window:
- the LOC140013365 gene encoding uncharacterized protein, protein MVRTRSKRTVESTGPGGGEGSQRKEAGASQGAGGSALSGERRQQIFQFVTENLPMLEDIIRQAKEGDGAGGAQTSKAKGKEKESLPDPSEDESRDQPPRRKRPRTPPRPRASVVGDSERYSRDRSARSRPRDPSPRKPTRNGFERSPARSVKSRPRDPLHWEPARDELEQILRPRPYEDNYATSPFTREIEDYPLPQRFKIPSIEMYDASTDPEDHLSVFLTHMRLQTAADEVRCKTFPMFLKGKARLWFQGLAPGSVRSFPELARQFAAQFVSSKVYARNATHLMSIRQSPDESLRNFMTRFNAESLQVRDKDEKVVMAAFTNGLRVEELFYDLAKKPPVNLEELLRRAHEAANAEEAGRLKKDSDRELGDRKGRTNPHEGKDVPAKKNVFDRLSKEKAPAPPPLPEKTYTPLTRPRAQILAVMEAEGLGDRPPKMGTSRNKRNQDRYCAFHRDVGHDTEGCWALRKEIENLIQRGFLGRFVRRPGQEFGRNHYGDRREGQRSDRPERRDTLRNHSPDPDGQNLAGVINTIVGGPTGGDSHTTQKNRRPPPEGDYSLKRLRMDEEITFGPRDAVPLASGNHEAIVIDVVTNNYRVKKVYVDQGSAVDIMFYRVFKELGLRDDQLTPVRTPLVGFTGPPINPEGMITLMVTVGQARKCRTIPVNFVVVKQQSPYNVFLGRQALNALRAIPSTLHLSVKFPTSGGIAEVHGDPDVVRACYLATLRGPEKMVAQTTSLEPYIPGDETQQFGTQDEIEEFPLREERPDQVIRIGALLPAEEKEGLKTLLREYSEVFAWTVEDMPGIPTDLAVHHLDVDPHFKPVKQKKRSFAPERNEVIKAEVGKLLESKIIMEVYYPTWLANPVLVKKEDQTWRMCVDFTDLNKVCPKDCFPLPRIDRLVDSTVGFDVLCFLDAFKGYHQIEMVEEDRDKTSFITEEGTYCYRTMPFGLKNAGATYQRLVNKLFQNQIGKNMEVYVDDMIVKSRTDQRLIPDLREILDILQESRMRLNPKKCTFGVRSGRFLGFLVSREGIRANPDKLQAIMDMAPPRNVKEVQRLTGRMAALSRFLSRSAVRGLPFFRVLKAPKDFHWTEKCQKAFIDLKAYLAELPTLTAPGLGETLFLYLSACSEAISAVLVREDGGVQRPVYYVSRALQGPETRYTPAEKLVLALVHAARKLRPYFQAHSIVVLTNQPMRQILTKPEVSGRMTKWAVELAEHDLSYRPRTAIKAQALADFLAEGANLSLTEPAPTLTDTPVEEPWVLFVDGASSKEGSGAGLLLTSPTGEELTYALRFDFPASNYEAEYETLFTGLRIAHQMGITAIQVRSDSQLVVLQVLGEYEAKDEVMKKYLAKVREVVALFGTFEIERVPRSQNRRADTLSKLASSSFAYLSKEVLVEVVKQKSIDQVQVLAIDSSATWMTPLIDFLSSDTLPESKTKARRIQLRAAKYAYAGGTLYRRSYLSPWLKCVTPEEGDYILREVHEGLCAAHVGSRVLAKKCLLLGYYWPSVFRDVADLVQKCRVCQVHASLRHQPAREMIPVHSPWPFAQWGIDLLGPFPRAPGRYEHLVVAIDYFTKWVEAEPLLSISGKAIQRFFWRNIVCRFGIPHVLISDNGRQFAENPFKSWCAELGIDQHFTSVGHPQANGQVENANRTLLQGLKTRLELAQSNWMEELPSVLWAYRTRPGQPPMRPRSPSLTG, encoded by the coding sequence ATGGTCAGGACGCGATCCAAGCGCACGGTAGAGAGCACGGGCCCTGGGGGCGGTGAGGGGTCCCAGCGAAAAGAGGCTGGGGCGTCCCAGGGCGCCGGTGGCTCAGCCCTTTCAGGGGAGCGGAGGCAGCAGATCTTCCAGTTTGTGACGGAGAATCTCCCCATGCTGGAGGATATAATCCGACAGGCGAAGGAGGGAGATGGGGCTGGAGGTGcgcagacctccaaggccaaggGGAAGGAGAAGGAGTCACTCCCTGACCCTTCGGAGGATGAGTCACGAGACCAGCCCCCCAGGAGGAAACGACCACGGACTCCACCACGCCCGCGAGCCTCGGTGGTCGGGGACAGCGAGAGGTATTCCCGCGACCGGTCCGCGAGGAGCCGTCCGAGAGACCCCTCCCCACGGAAGCCCACGCGGAATGGGTTCGAGCGTTCCCCTGCTCGGTCTGTCAAGAGCCGACCCCGAGACCCCCTTCATTGGGAACCAGCCAGGGATGAGCTCGAACAGATCCTGAGGCCCCGGCCTTACGAGGACAACTACGCGACCTCGCCCTTTACCCGGGAGATAGAGGACTACCCGCTACCCCAGAGGTTTAAGATTCCGAGCATCGAGATGTACGATGCCTCTACagatccggaagaccacctctCGGTCTTCCTGACGCATATGCGCCTGCAAACCGCCGCGGACGAAGTCCGCTGCAAAACTTTCCCTATGTTCTTAAAGGGGAAGGCACGGCTCTGGTTTCAGGGACTGGCACCGGGGTCTGTACGGAGCTTTCCCGAACTGGCTCGGCAGTTTGCGGCCCAGTTCGTTTCCTCGAAGGTTTACGCGAGGAACGCAACCCACCTGATGTCCATCAGACAGAGTCCCGATGAGTCGCTGAGGAATTTCATGACCCGCTTCAATGCGGAGAGCTTGCAAGTCAGGGACAAAGATGAAAAAGTGGTAATGGCCGCCTTCACAAATGGGCTCAGGGTAGAGGAGCTCTTTTACGACCTGGCCAAAAAACCTCCCGTAAACCTGGAGGAGCTCCTGCGCAGGGCGCACGAGGCTGCTAATGCGGAGGAGGCAGGTCGCCTGAAGAAAGATTCAGATCGGGAGCTCGGAGATCGGAAGGGTCGGACAAACCCCCACGAGGGCAAGGACGTTCCGGCCAAGAAGAACGTCTTCGATCGGCTCTCGAAGGAGAAGGCCCCTGCTCCGCCACCACTCCCAGAGAAGACCTATACTCCTCTGACACGACCCAGAGCCCAGATCCTGGCTGTTATGGAGGCGGAAGGGCTGGGAGACCGGCCGCCCAAGATGGGGACTTCCCGGAACAAAAGGAACCAGGACCGATACTGCGCCTTTCACCGCGACGTCGGACATGACACGGAGGGGTGTTGGGCCCTGCGTAAGGAGATCGAGAACCTGATCCAGCGCGGCTTTCTAGGTCGGTTCGTACGCCGACCAGGTCAGGAGTTCGGACGCAACCACTACGGAGATAGGCGCGAGGGACAGCGTAGCGACCGCCCAGAGCGGCGTGACACTCTTCGGAACCACTCCCCCGACCCGGATGGCCAGAACCTAGCGGGGGTGATAAACACCATCGTTGGGGGCCCCACGGGCGGAGACAGTCACACAACTCAGAAAAACAGGCGACCTCCACCCGAGGGGGATTACTCCTTGAAACGTTTGCGCATGGACGAGGAGATCACCTTCGGACCAAGAGATGCGGTTCCCCTGGCGTCCGGAAACCATGAGGCCATCGTAATAGACGTTGTCACCAACAACTACCGGGTGAAGAAGGTGTATGTCGACCAAGGTAGCGCGGTGGATATCATGTTCTATCGGGTGTTCAAAGAGCTCGGATTGAGGGACGACCAACTGACCCCGGTTCGAACACCCCTGGTAGGCTTCACGGGGCCACCCATTAATCCAGAGGGAATGATCACCCTGATGGTCACGGTAGGGCAGGCCCGCAAATGCCGGACCATCCCTGTCAATTTCGTGGTGGTCAAGCAGCAATCCCCGTATAACGTGTTCCTGGGTCGGCAAGCTCTGAACGCCCTCCGAGCCATCCCGTCTACCCTCCATCTCAGTGTGAAGTTCCCCACTTCGGGAGGGATAGCCGAGGTGCACGGTGATCCAGATGTGGTCAGAGCTTGCTACTTGGCCACGCTCCGCGGGCCGGAGAAGATGGTCGCCCAGACGACCAGTTTGGAGCCCTATATCCCAGGAGACGAGACACAGCAGTTTGGCACACAGGACGAGATTGAGGAGTTCCCCTTGAGGGAGGAGCGGCCCGACCAGGTCATCCGCATCGGGGCATTGCTGCCAGCCGAGGAGAAGGAAGGCTTGAAGACCTTGTTGAGAGAGTACTCCGAGGTCTTCGCGTGGACGGTGGAAGACATGCCTGGGATCCCTACAGACCTGGCAGTCCATCACCTCGACGTGGACCCTCACTTCAAACCGGTGAAGCAGAAGAAAAGGAGCTTTGCCCCCGAAAGGAATGAGGTGATCAAGGCTGAGGTAGGCAAGTTGCTGGAGTCCAAGATCATCATGGAGGTCTACTACCCGACCTGGCTGGCCAATCCCGTCCTGGTCAAGAAGGAGGACCAGACCTGGAGGATGTGCGTAGACTTCACGGACCTTAACAAAGTCTGCCCAAAAGACTGTTTTCCCCTGCCGAGAATCGACAGGTTAGTAGACTCTACCGTGGGTTTTGACGTTTTATGCTTTCTGGATGCTTTTAAGGGATACCATCAGATCGAGATGGTTGAGGAGGATCGAGATAAGACTTCCTTCATCACCGAGGAGGGAACCTACTGCTACAGGACCATGCCGTTCGGGTTGAAGAACGCGGGAGCTACGTACCAGCGCCTGGTCAACAAGTTGTTCCAAAATCAGATCGGCAAAAACATGGAGGTATATGTGGACGACATGATCGTCAAAAGCCGGACTGACCAGCGGCTCATACCCGACCTGAGGGAGATCCTGGACATCCTACAGGAAAGCCGGATGCGCCTAAACCCGAAGAAGTGCACATTCGGGGTCAGATCAGGAAGGTTCCTGGGTTTTCTGGTGTCCCGGGAGGGGATTCGGGCCAACCCGGATAAGCTCCAGGCCATCATGGACATGGCTCCTCCGAGGAACGTAAAGGAGGTCCAACGGCTAACTGGGAGGATGGCAGCCCTGAGCAGGTTCCTCTCGCGCTCCGCGGTCAGGGGGCTGCCCTTCTTCCGAGTCCTAAAAGCGCCTAAGGATTTCCACTGGACAGAGAAATGCCAGAAAGCCTTCATCGACCTAAAGGCCTATCTGGCTGAGCTGCCCACTTTGACCGCCCCGGGGTTAGGGGAGACTCTGTTCCTTTACCTCTCCGCCTGCAGCGAGGCCATCAGCGCGGTTTTGGTGCGGGAGGACGGGGGGGTTCAGAGACCAGTGTACTACGTTAGCCGCGCTCTACAAGGGCCAGAGACGAGGTACACGCCCGCGGAAAAGCTGGTCCTTGCCTTGGTACACGCTGCTCGCAAGCTCCGTCCTTACTTCCAGGCCCACAGCATTGTAGTCCTGACCAACCAGCCCATGCGTCAAATACTCACCAAGCCCGAGGTCTCGGGCAGGATGACCAAATGGGCCGTCGAGCTGGCCGAGCATGATCTTAGCTATCGGCCTCGCACCGCGATCAAAGCTCAGGCCTTGGCAGACTTCCTTGCTGAGGGGGCTAACTTGAGCCTGACCGAGCCAGCCCCAACACTCACGGACACCCCGGTGGAGGAGCCGTGGGTACTGTTCGTGGATGGCGCCTCGAGCAAGGAAGGGAGCGGGGCTGGCCTGTTGCTCACCTCGCCCACCGGGGAGGAACTGACCTATGCGCTTAGGTTCGATTTTCCAGCATCCAACTACGAGGCGGAGTACGAGACCCTGTTCACAGGACTGCGGATAGCCCACCAGATGGGAATAACCGCGATCCAGGTCAGGAGCGACTCACAGCTCGTCGTTCTTCAAGTCCTCGGGGAGTACGAAGCCAAGGACGAGGTTATGAAGAAATACCTGGCTAAGGTACGAGAGGTGGTGGCCTTGTTTGGAACATTTGAAATCGAGCGGGTGCCGAGGTCCCAGAACAGGCGGGCAGACACCCTTTCAAAACTGGCGTCCTCTTCGTTCGCCTATCTGAGCAAGGAAGTCTTGGTAGAGGTGGTAAAACAAAAGAGCATCGACCAAGTCCAGGTCCTGGCTATAGACAGCTCGGCCACCTGGATGACACCCCTCATAGACTTCCTCAGCTCGGATACCCTCCCCGAGAGCAAAACCAAGGCCCGCCGAATCCAGCTCAGAGCTGCCAAATACGCCTACGCTGGGGGAACCCTCTATAGGAGGTCGTACTTGTCCCCCTGGCTAAAGTGCGTGACCCCGGAAGAAGGCGACTATATACTCCGGGAAGTCCACGAAGGCCTATGTGCGGCACATGTAGGATCTCGGGTGTTGGCCAAAAAGTGCCTCCTCCTGGGCTACTACTGGCCCTCCGTCTTCCGAGATGTCGCAGATCTGGTACAGAAATGCCGAGTTTGCCAGGTGCACGCCTCGCTGCGCCATCAGCCAGCTCGGGAGATGATCCCCGTCCACAGTCCTTGGCCCTTCGCTCAGTGGGGGATAGACCTCTTGGGTCCCTTCCCCCGAGCCCCTGGGAGGTATGAGCACCTTGTGGTTGCCATAGACTACTTCACAAAGTGGGTGGAAGCGGAGCCCCTGCTCTCTATATCCGGGAAGGCAATTCAGAGGTTCTTCTGGAGGAACATAGTTTGTCGTTTTGGGATCCCGCACGTCCTGATATCTGACAACGGGCGCCAATTCGCGGAGAACCCTTTCAAGAGCTGGTGCGCTGAGCTCGGGATCGACCAGCACTTCACGTCAGTCGGCCACCCCCAGGCCAACGGCCAGGTGGAGAATGCCAACCGAACCCTCCTCCAAGGACTGAAAACCAGACTGGAGCTGGCCCAGTCCAACTGGATGGAAGAGCTCCCTAGCGTCCTTTGGGCTTACCGCACACGCCCAGGACAGCCACCCATGAGACCCCGTTCTCCCTCACTTACGGGGTAG
- the LOC113705532 gene encoding protein TRIGALACTOSYLDIACYLGLYCEROL 4, chloroplastic-like translates to MTMKKLRWAMDSGFWDLDMSTPVTLDGKARPVAGDPLPLGVSRGARLSRPRQIDFFQRFMAAPFVPSFTPDRGLALERVFSLPLPSSIGERWFATLLGQFKIQKFVTSIKKDGTLQMSEPSWLQRIKKHLSEKSLYAFNLCSELLVTPDDTLLLGYEGYGDGKNSRTKAVLHHKFPHHNLIVEAAGLERFVDHNGNHWDVPFSLAADVASVPADSSTSYHLCINHVMGSPNEVQTQSAGGAPAALLPGLCAKCAISFKKNANIWTSEAPKLSMVQPYDIFLSDPHISVSTLLGAVVTAFVGNTSIRTQGEHDIQYLKGSGLQAQAANSAISADLFASAFFSAQHGNFQRLFLDLTRINVRLDFPSGLKFLSGAARVGYNLYNSQEPSWETIETLCPKATLSFQQQIAGPFSLRVDSEVALDPKKGNWYPVMNDPVFAVEYALQVLGSAKAVAWYSPKQREFMLELRFFET, encoded by the exons ATGACGATGAAGAAATTGAGATGGGCAATGGACAGTGGGTTCTGGGATTTGGACATGTCTACGCCGGTGACTTTGGACGGCAAGGCACGCCCTGTCGCCGGCGACCCTCTACCTCTGGGCGTAAGCCGCGGCGCCAGGCTTTCGAGGCCCAGACAGATCGATTTCTTCCAGCGTTTTATGGCTGCCCCCTTTGTCCCTTCTTTCACTCCTGACCGCGGTCTTGCTCTTGAAAGGGTCTTCTCTCTTCCCCTGCCTTCTTCCATTGGTGAACGCTG GTTtgcaacattacttggacaattTAAAATCCAGAAGTTTGTGACCTCTATCAAAAAGGATGGGACATTGCAAATGTCAGAACCATCATGGTTACAACGCATCAAAAAACACCTTTCTGAAAAATCCCTTTATGCTTTCAACCTCTGTTCAGAACTTTTGGTAACACCTGATGATACTCTTCTTCTGGGCTATGAAGGATATGGTGATGGGAAGAACTCTAGGACGAAAGCAGTTCTTCATCACAAG TTTCCTCATCATAATCTCATTGTTGAAGCTGCTGGGCTAGAACGTTTTGTTGATCACAATGGTAACCACTGGGATGTTCCATTTTCTCTGGCAGCTGATGTTGCCTCAGTTCCTGCTGACTCTAGTACAAGCTATCATTTGTGCATTAATCACGTGATGGGTTCACCGAATGAAGTTCAAACTCAGTCAGCTGGTGGAGCACCTGCTGCTCTACTCCCCGGTTTGTGTGCCAAATGTGCAATATCCTTTAAGAAGAATGCCAATATTTGGACAAGTGAAGCACCAAAGTTATCAATGGTGCAACCTTACGACATTTTTTTGTCCGATCCTCATATTTCAGTGTCCACCCTTCTAG GTGCTGTTGTGACAGCATTTGTTGGTAATACGTCAATCAGAACACAAGGAGAACATGATATACAATATTTGAAGGGCTCTGGACTTCAAGCACAGGCAGCAAATTCTGCCATTTCAGCGGACCTGTTTGCATCTGCGTTTTTCTCAGCACAACATGGAAATTTCCAAAGGTTATTCCTGGATTTGACACGCATCAATGTACGTTTGGATTTCCCATCAGGGTTAAAGTTTCTCTCTGGTGCTGCTCGCGTGGGTTATAATCTGTATAATTCTCAAGAACCAAGTTGGGAAACAATTGAGACGTTATGTCCAAAAGCCACCTTGTCATTTCAGCAGCAG ATTGCTGGACCTTTCAGCCTTAGAGTTGATTCTGAAGTAGCACTTGATCCGAAAAAAGGGAACTGGTACCCAGTCATGAATGATCCTGTATTTGCAGTTGAATATGCCTTGCAAGTTCTTGGTTCAGCAAAGGCTGTTGCTTGGTATTCACCGAAGCAGCGCGAATTTATGTTGGAACTTCGTTTCTTCGAGACCTAA